Proteins encoded in a region of the Diadema setosum chromosome 7, eeDiaSeto1, whole genome shotgun sequence genome:
- the LOC140231237 gene encoding uncharacterized protein: protein MAKREVLTDKIVLQISEEIGIVNFSQLGVHLNLKKPVVEGVCAHHAMIGNPGGASHDLLHKWVDANGRGQEHAQKLYDILSEHGLYSDAVKVLRNVLSPLPSTDNPEDCADGNQATAAVHPENQALEEKVIEMCQQHNRMIPVKK from the exons ATGGCGAAAAGAGAGGTGCTGACTGACAAAATCGTACTCCAAATATCGGAAGAGATTGGGATCGTAAACTTTTCCCAACTTGGCGTCCACCTGAATCTCAAGAAACCCGTCGTCGAAGGCGTGTGTGCTCATCACGCCATGATTGGAAACCCAGGTGGTGCTTCTCATGATCTTCTGCACAAGTGGGTGGACGCCAACGGGAGGGGGCAGGAGCATGCGCAGAAACTCTACGATATTCTCAGCGAACATGGTTTGTACAGCGATGCGGTGAAGGTGCTACGTAATG TATTGTCTCCCCTGCCATCAACGGATAACCCCGAGGATTGTGCGGACGGTAACCAGGCAACCGCTGCAGTGCACCCGGAGAACCAGGCTCTGGAGGAAAAAGTGATCGAA ATGTGCCAACAACACAACCGAATGATCCCCGTCAAAAAGTAG
- the LOC140231020 gene encoding uncharacterized protein has protein sequence MRILHLGPYVCHLRGYESTKMPKREVLTSLVLLRMSEQIGVASTHQAGLHDFGAVLGFENPAIQVVIVRHSAVQNPGAASLDLLHKWVDANGSSEKFALKLHEILLKNGYTKAAKVLGNELFPEPSTDNPTDCTDGIQAAAAVHPDDQALQDRLQRLQQPNLPDLPKPETEQPVAVVDKTQGENRPKTAEPGKAARSEGQTQKRTGGNEELTSKGATSSEGQTPKGSTTSSDGQTPKGAASSVGHTHGGHTHDESAPVSTRDRIITLITTIIVAILGITYIHYRDFS, from the exons ATGCGTATACTCCATTTGGGTCCTTATGTCTGCCATCTTCGAG GATACGAATCTACAAAGATGCCGAAAAGAGAGGTGCTGACTTCCCTGGTACTTCTTCGAATGTCCGAACAAATTGGCGTAGCCAGCACTCACCAGGCCGGCCTTCACGATTTTGGCGCCGTCCTTGGTTTCGAAAACCCCGCTATCCAGGTCGTGATCGTCCGCCACAGCGCGGTTCAGAACCCAGGTGCTGCTTCACTCGACCTCCTGCACAAGTGGGTGGACGCCAATGGAAGCAGCGAAAAGTTTGCATTGAAGCTCCATGAAATTCTCTTAAAAAACGGTTACACCAAGGCTGCAAAGGTGTTAGGCAATG AATTGTTTCCCGAGCCATCAACGGATAATCCAACAGACTGTACGGACGGTATCCAGGCAGCCGCCGCTGTGCATCCGGATGACCAGGCTCTGCAGGATAGACTACAAAGATTGCAGCAACCAAACTTGCCAG ATTTGCCCAAGCCAGAGACGGAACAACCTGTTGCTGTTGTAGATAAGACACAAGGAGAAAACAGGCCCAAAA CAGCAGAGCCAGGGAAGGCAGCCAGGAGTGAGGGGCAGACACAGAAAAGGACAGGTGGGAATGAGGAGCTCACATCCAAAGGGGCAACCAGCAGCGAGGGGCAGACACCCAAAGGGTCAACCA CCAGCAGTGACGGGCAGACACCCAAAGGGGCAGCCAGCAGTGTCGGGCACACGCACGGAGGGCACACACACGATGAATCGGCGCCGGTTTCTACGAGGGATCGCATCATCACACTGATCACGACAATAATTGTAGCAATTCTTGGAATCACCTACATCCATTACCGCGACTTCTCGTGA